The following are encoded together in the Tripterygium wilfordii isolate XIE 37 chromosome 3, ASM1340144v1, whole genome shotgun sequence genome:
- the LOC119995569 gene encoding uncharacterized protein LOC119995569 has translation MHSVLVVPYDEDFVYGGHGKLLSDDTRIPSDFIVMASAKMTSDYKVARVLNTIDMTRFIATAKWQPPACGRLKVNVDGSWRLGEEFGEVDAIIRDHSGQVKVAGMMRVSSVGGLSLVELVGFSFGIRIAHGAGLYRFILEGDALAIVQDNIRIRVSLSSYDFILDDIWAQMAN, from the exons ATGCATTCGGTCTTGGTTGTTCCATATGATGAGGATTTTGTCTATGGAGGCCATGGAAA GCTTCTTTCTGATGACACCCGCATCCCCTCAGACTTCATTGTGATGGCTTCTGCAAAGATGACTTCTGATTACAAAGTTGCAAGGGTTTTGAATACTATTGACATGACCCGGTTCATCGCAACTGCTAAATGGCAGCCTCCCGCTTGTGGGCGACTAAAAGTTAACGTAGATGGATCATGGAGGCTAGGGGAGGAGTTTGGTGAAGTTGATGCAATCATTAGAGACCATAGTGGCCAAGTTAAAGTGGCTGGCATGATGCGGGTTTCCTCTGTAGGAGGTCTTTCTCTAGTGGAACTTGTTGGTTTCAGCTTTGGCATTAGGATCGCACATGGAGCTGGTCTCTATAGATTTATTTTGGAAGGAGATGCCCTTGCGATAGTCCAAGACAATATCAGGATCAGAGTCTCCCTTTCATCCtatgattttattttagatGATATTTGGGCTCAAATGGCCAACTAG
- the LOC119995254 gene encoding uncharacterized protein LOC119995254, protein MVGCQNILIKKRKTDWLSTLLDSSFFDSCVDHQDHRKNEKNVFCIDCNIGFCKHCMTAHCRHRRLQICKYVYHDVVRLHDMQKHLDCSKIQTYKINGEKAVHLNPRPRLKDAKASTKAKTSASCEACGRYIQDIPNRFCSIACKVSVASANSNDGSQNSMINFSLSDFSWNQNYQSERASVDEFSQSCEEFSEESSSKPNKNKLHKRKGVPRRAPLS, encoded by the exons ATG GTAGGATGCCAGAACATATTGATAAAGAAGAGAAAGACTGATTGGCTTAGTACGCTATTGGATAGCAGTTTCTTTGATTCATGTGTTGATCACCAAGATCAtcgcaaaaacgagaaaaatgTATTCTGTATCGACTGTAATATCGGATTTTGTAAGCATTGTATGACGGCTCATTGTCGCCACCGCCGCCTTCAGATCTGCAAGTATGTTTATCATGATGTGGTTCGCCTTCACGACATGCAGAAACATCTCGATTGTTCCAAAATTCAG ACATACAAAATAAACGGTGAAAAAGCTGTCCACTTGAATCCTCGTCCGCGACTAAAAGATGCTAAAGCGTCAACAAAAGCGAAGACTAGTGCGTCCTGTGAAGCTTGTGGTAGATACATACAAGATATCCCTAATCGCTTCTGCTCAATTGCATGCAAG GTCTCTGTTGCTTCAGCTAATTCAAACGATGGAAGCCAAAACAGTATGATCAACTTCTCATTGTCTGATTTCTCATGGAATCAAAATTACCAATCTGAAAGAGCAAGTGTGGATGAGTTTTCCCAATCTTGTGAAGAATTTTCCGAGGAAAGTAGTAGTAAGCCAAACAAGAACAAGTTGCACAAGAGGAAAGGTGTCCCTCGAAGAGCTCCTCTCTCTTAA